The region CGCCGTCGAGCCGGCCTCGTTGATGCCCTCGTGCAGGATCTGGCCCTGCTCGCTCTCCCGGTAGGCCAGCATGAGCTGGTAGTCGACCGGTGTGTAGGACTGGCCGAGCGGGTTGTAGATCTTCTGGGACGGGAACATCGAGTCCATCCCGAAGGTCCGCGCCTCGTCCGGGATGATCGGCACGATCCGGGGCCCGATCTCGGGGTCCTTGGCCAGGTCCTTGAGCAGCCGGACGAAGGCCATCGTGGTGGCCACCTCCTGCTTGCCCGAGCCGCGCCGGACCACGTCGTAGACCTTGTCGCCGGGCAGCACCAGCGCCTTGGACTTGACCCGCCGCTCCGGCAGGTAGCCGCCGAGCCGCTGCCGCCGCTCCTGCAGGTACTGGATCTCCGCCGACTCCTGGCCGGGGTGGTAGTACGGCGGCAGGTACGGGTCCTGCTCGAGCTGCTCGTCGGAGATCGGGATCCGCAGGCTGTCCCGGAACAGCTTCAGGTCGTCCAGGGTCATCTTCTTCATCTGGTGGGTCGCGTTGCGGCCCTCGAAGTGCGGTCCGAGGCCGTAGCCCTTGATCGTCTTGGCCAGGATGACCGTGGGCTGGCCGTGGTGCTCGGTCGCGGCCTTGTAGGCGGCGTAGACCTTGCGGTAGTCGTGGCCGCCGCGGCGCAGGCCCCAGATCTCCTCGTCGCTGAGGTCGCGGACGATGTCCTTTGTGCGCGGGTCGCGGCCGAAGAAGTGCTCCCGCACGAAGGCGCCGTCGTTGGCCTTGTAGGTCTGGTAGTCGCCGTCGGGCGTGGTGTTCATCAGGTTGACCAGCGCGCCGTCGCGGTCGGCGTGCAGCAGGGCGTCCCACTCCCGGCCCCAGATCACCTTGATGACGTTCCAGCCCGCGCCGCGGAAGAACGCCTCCAGCTCCTGGATGATCTTGCCGTTGCCCCGGACCGGGCCGTCGAGCTGCTGGAGGTTGCAGTTGACGACGAAGGTCAGGTTGTCCAGGCCCTCGTTGGCCGCCACGTGCAGCAGGCCGCGCGACTCCGGCTCGTTCATCTCGCCGTCGCCGAGGAAGGCCCACACCCGCTGCTGGCTGGTGTCCTTGATGCCCCGGTCGCGCAGGTAGCGGTCGAAGCGGGCCTGGAAGATCGCGTTCATCGGGCCAAGGCCCATCGAGACCGTCGGGAACTCCCAGAAGTCGGGCATCAGCCGCGGGTGCGGGTAGGAAGGCAGGCCGCCGCCGGGGCCGGCGTGGGAGTACTCCTGGCGGAACCCGTCGAGCTGGCCGGTGGACAGCCGTCCCTCCAGGAACGCCCGCGCGTAGATGCCGGGGGAGGCGTGGCCCTGGATGTAGAGGTGGTCACCGCCGCCGGGGTGGTCCTTGCCCTTGAAGAACCAGTTGAAGCCGACCTCGTAGAGGCTCGCCGAGGAGGCGTAGGAGGAGATGTGCCCGCCGACGCCGATGCCC is a window of Saccharopolyspora erythraea NRRL 2338 DNA encoding:
- the aceE gene encoding pyruvate dehydrogenase (acetyl-transferring), homodimeric type — protein: MEVSDITPARKGHDVVEEYLLSPLNNDVGSNGAPQHRVRVIRDGLASHLPDIDPEETEEWLQSFDSVLSATGQQRARYLMLRLLQRARESGVGVPSLTSTDYVNTIPTELEPWFPGDEETERRYRAWTRWNAAMMVHRAQRPGIGVGGHISSYASSASLYEVGFNWFFKGKDHPGGGDHLYIQGHASPGIYARAFLEGRLSTGQLDGFRQEYSHAGPGGGLPSYPHPRLMPDFWEFPTVSMGLGPMNAIFQARFDRYLRDRGIKDTSQQRVWAFLGDGEMNEPESRGLLHVAANEGLDNLTFVVNCNLQQLDGPVRGNGKIIQELEAFFRGAGWNVIKVIWGREWDALLHADRDGALVNLMNTTPDGDYQTYKANDGAFVREHFFGRDPRTKDIVRDLSDEEIWGLRRGGHDYRKVYAAYKAATEHHGQPTVILAKTIKGYGLGPHFEGRNATHQMKKMTLDDLKLFRDSLRIPISDEQLEQDPYLPPYYHPGQESAEIQYLQERRQRLGGYLPERRVKSKALVLPGDKVYDVVRRGSGKQEVATTMAFVRLLKDLAKDPEIGPRIVPIIPDEARTFGMDSMFPSQKIYNPLGQSYTPVDYQLMLAYRESEQGQILHEGINEAGSTASFTAAGTSYATHGEPMIPVYIFYSMFGFQRTGDSLWAAADQMTRGFLLGATAGRTTLTGEGLQHADGHSLLLAATNPAVVSYDPAWAFEVAHIVKDGLRRMYGEDAENVFYYLTVYNEPYQQPAEPEGLDVDGLLRGLYRYREASSGSGPRAQILASGVIMPEALRAQELLAEDWGVRADVWSATSWSELKREAEAADRHNLLHPEGERRVPHVTRALADAGGPVVAVSDWMRAVPDMIRPWVRGDMVSLGTDGFGFSDTRPAARRVFLVDAESTVVATLSALARQGEVEEAKVAEAARKYQIDDVKAAGPQTSDPGVA